One genomic region from Falco rusticolus isolate bFalRus1 chromosome 19, bFalRus1.pri, whole genome shotgun sequence encodes:
- the GATAD2B gene encoding transcriptional repressor p66-beta isoform X1 — MERGKTAWMDRMTEDALRLNLLKRSLDQADDRDDVLAKRLKMEGHEAMERLKMLALLKRKDLSGIEVPHELPVKQDGVKVYEEKLNGSLRPHGDGRTAGRPGKENINDEPVDMSARRSDQDRGRLTPSPDIIVLSDNEASSPRSSSRMEERLKAANLEMFKGKSIEERQQLIKQLRDELRLEEARLVLLKKLRQSQLQKENVVQKTPVVQNAASIVQPSPAHVGQQGLSKLPSRPGAQGVEPQNLRTLQGHSVIRSATNTTLPHMLMSQRVIAPNPAQLQGQRVPPKPGLIRTTTPSMNPAINYQPQSSSSVPCQRTSSSAIYMNLASHIQPGTVNRVSSPLPSPSALNDAANSQAAAKLALRKQLEKTLLEIPPPKPPAPLLHFLPSAANSEFIYMVGLEEVVQSVIDSQGKSCVSLLRVEPFVCAQCRTDFTPHWKQEKNGKILCEQCMTSNQKKALKAEHTNRLKNAFVKALQQEQEIEQRLQQQAALSPTAAPAVSSVSKQENIMRHHTLRQAPQPQSTLQRGIPTSARSMLSNFAQAPQLSVAGGLLGMPGVNIAYLNAGIGGHKASSLADRQREYLLDMIPPRSISQSISGQK, encoded by the exons ATGGAAAGAGGGAAAACTGCATG GATGGACAGAATGACGGAAGATGCTCTGCGCCTGAACCTCTTGAAACGGAGCTTGGACCAAGCGGATGATCGGGATGATGTCCTGGCAAAGCGATTGAAAATGGAAGGACATGAGGCGATGGAGCGCCTGAAGATGCTGGCACTGCTGAAGAGGAAAGACCTCTCGGGCATTGAGGTGCCCCACGAGCTCCCGGTGAAACAGGATGGGGTGAAAGTCTACGAAGAAAAGCTGAATGGGAGCCTGAGGCCCCATGGGGATGGCAGGACTGCAGGGAGGCCGGGGAAGGAAAACATTAATGATGAGCCGGTGGATATGAGCGCGAGGAGAAG CGACCAGGACAGGGGCCGATTAACCCCTTCACCAGATATAATCGTCCTCTCTGATAATGAGGCATCCAGTCCCCGTTCCAGCTCTCGCATGGAGGAAAGGCTTAAGGCAGCAAATCTTGAAATGTTTAAG GGTAAAAGCATAGAGGAGCGACAGCAGCTGATCAAGCAGCTCCGGGACGAGCTACGGCTGGAGGAGGCCAGGCTTGTGCTGCtgaagaaactgaggcaaagtCAGCTGCAAAAGGAGAACGTGGTGCAGAAG ACTCCGGTTGTCCAGAATGCGGCGTCTATTGTCCAGCCATCTCCTGCTCATGTGGGACAGCAGGGACTGTCCAAACTTCCCTCCAGGCCTGGAGCTCAGGGGGTTGAGCCTCAGAACTTAAGGACATTACAG GGTCACAGTGTCATTAGGTCTGCCACAAACACGACTCTGCCCCATATGCTTATGTCACAGCGTGTGATCGCTCCGAACCCTGCCCAGCTCCAAGGGCAGCGGGTTCCTCCTAAACCTGGCCTCATCCGCACTACAACTCCGAGCATGAATCCAGCCATCAACTACCAACCG cAATCAAGTTCTTCTGTTCCTTGCCAGCGTACGTCGTCTTCAGCCATCTATATGAACCTTGCCTCCCACATCCAGCCTGGCACTGTCAACAGGGTGTCGTCgccgctccccagccccagtgctctGAACGACGCCGCCAactcccaggcagctgccaagCTTGCCCTCCgcaagcagctggaaaagacGCTGCTGGAgatccccccccccaagccgCCCGCTCCCCTGCTGCATTTCTTGCCCAGCGCAGCCAACAGCGAGTTCATCTACatggtggggctggaggaggtggtgCAGAGCGTTATTGACAGCCAAG GGAAAAGCTGCGTGTCCCTCCTGCGTGTGGAGCCCTTTGTCTGTGCCCAGTGCCGCACCGACTTCACCCCGCACtggaagcaggagaaaaacGGGAAGATCCTGTGCGAGCAGTGCATGACGTCCAACCAGAAGAAAGCACTGAAGGCAGAGCACACCAACCGGCTGAAGAACGCCTTCGTGAAAGctttgcagcaggagcag GAGATCGAGCAGCGActacagcagcaggcagccttgTCCCCCACTGCAGCTCCAGCCGTCTCCAGCGTCAGCAAACAGGAGAACATCATGCGGCACCACACGCTCCGGCAG gctCCGCAGCCCCAGAGCACTTTGCAGCGTGGCATCCCCACCTCTGCCCGCTCCATGCTTTCCAACTTTGCGCAGGCACCCCAGCTCTCCGTGGCGGGTGGTCTCCTCGGCATGCCAG GTGTTAACATCGCTTACCTGAATGCTGGGATCGGAGGCCACAAAGCGTCGAGTTTGGCGGACCGGCAGCGGGAATACCTTTTGGATATGATCCCACCCCGCTCTATATCGCAGTCCATCAGTGGACAGAAATAA
- the GATAD2B gene encoding transcriptional repressor p66-beta isoform X2, which produces MDRMTEDALRLNLLKRSLDQADDRDDVLAKRLKMEGHEAMERLKMLALLKRKDLSGIEVPHELPVKQDGVKVYEEKLNGSLRPHGDGRTAGRPGKENINDEPVDMSARRSDQDRGRLTPSPDIIVLSDNEASSPRSSSRMEERLKAANLEMFKGKSIEERQQLIKQLRDELRLEEARLVLLKKLRQSQLQKENVVQKTPVVQNAASIVQPSPAHVGQQGLSKLPSRPGAQGVEPQNLRTLQGHSVIRSATNTTLPHMLMSQRVIAPNPAQLQGQRVPPKPGLIRTTTPSMNPAINYQPQSSSSVPCQRTSSSAIYMNLASHIQPGTVNRVSSPLPSPSALNDAANSQAAAKLALRKQLEKTLLEIPPPKPPAPLLHFLPSAANSEFIYMVGLEEVVQSVIDSQGKSCVSLLRVEPFVCAQCRTDFTPHWKQEKNGKILCEQCMTSNQKKALKAEHTNRLKNAFVKALQQEQEIEQRLQQQAALSPTAAPAVSSVSKQENIMRHHTLRQAPQPQSTLQRGIPTSARSMLSNFAQAPQLSVAGGLLGMPGVNIAYLNAGIGGHKASSLADRQREYLLDMIPPRSISQSISGQK; this is translated from the exons ATGGACAGAATGACGGAAGATGCTCTGCGCCTGAACCTCTTGAAACGGAGCTTGGACCAAGCGGATGATCGGGATGATGTCCTGGCAAAGCGATTGAAAATGGAAGGACATGAGGCGATGGAGCGCCTGAAGATGCTGGCACTGCTGAAGAGGAAAGACCTCTCGGGCATTGAGGTGCCCCACGAGCTCCCGGTGAAACAGGATGGGGTGAAAGTCTACGAAGAAAAGCTGAATGGGAGCCTGAGGCCCCATGGGGATGGCAGGACTGCAGGGAGGCCGGGGAAGGAAAACATTAATGATGAGCCGGTGGATATGAGCGCGAGGAGAAG CGACCAGGACAGGGGCCGATTAACCCCTTCACCAGATATAATCGTCCTCTCTGATAATGAGGCATCCAGTCCCCGTTCCAGCTCTCGCATGGAGGAAAGGCTTAAGGCAGCAAATCTTGAAATGTTTAAG GGTAAAAGCATAGAGGAGCGACAGCAGCTGATCAAGCAGCTCCGGGACGAGCTACGGCTGGAGGAGGCCAGGCTTGTGCTGCtgaagaaactgaggcaaagtCAGCTGCAAAAGGAGAACGTGGTGCAGAAG ACTCCGGTTGTCCAGAATGCGGCGTCTATTGTCCAGCCATCTCCTGCTCATGTGGGACAGCAGGGACTGTCCAAACTTCCCTCCAGGCCTGGAGCTCAGGGGGTTGAGCCTCAGAACTTAAGGACATTACAG GGTCACAGTGTCATTAGGTCTGCCACAAACACGACTCTGCCCCATATGCTTATGTCACAGCGTGTGATCGCTCCGAACCCTGCCCAGCTCCAAGGGCAGCGGGTTCCTCCTAAACCTGGCCTCATCCGCACTACAACTCCGAGCATGAATCCAGCCATCAACTACCAACCG cAATCAAGTTCTTCTGTTCCTTGCCAGCGTACGTCGTCTTCAGCCATCTATATGAACCTTGCCTCCCACATCCAGCCTGGCACTGTCAACAGGGTGTCGTCgccgctccccagccccagtgctctGAACGACGCCGCCAactcccaggcagctgccaagCTTGCCCTCCgcaagcagctggaaaagacGCTGCTGGAgatccccccccccaagccgCCCGCTCCCCTGCTGCATTTCTTGCCCAGCGCAGCCAACAGCGAGTTCATCTACatggtggggctggaggaggtggtgCAGAGCGTTATTGACAGCCAAG GGAAAAGCTGCGTGTCCCTCCTGCGTGTGGAGCCCTTTGTCTGTGCCCAGTGCCGCACCGACTTCACCCCGCACtggaagcaggagaaaaacGGGAAGATCCTGTGCGAGCAGTGCATGACGTCCAACCAGAAGAAAGCACTGAAGGCAGAGCACACCAACCGGCTGAAGAACGCCTTCGTGAAAGctttgcagcaggagcag GAGATCGAGCAGCGActacagcagcaggcagccttgTCCCCCACTGCAGCTCCAGCCGTCTCCAGCGTCAGCAAACAGGAGAACATCATGCGGCACCACACGCTCCGGCAG gctCCGCAGCCCCAGAGCACTTTGCAGCGTGGCATCCCCACCTCTGCCCGCTCCATGCTTTCCAACTTTGCGCAGGCACCCCAGCTCTCCGTGGCGGGTGGTCTCCTCGGCATGCCAG GTGTTAACATCGCTTACCTGAATGCTGGGATCGGAGGCCACAAAGCGTCGAGTTTGGCGGACCGGCAGCGGGAATACCTTTTGGATATGATCCCACCCCGCTCTATATCGCAGTCCATCAGTGGACAGAAATAA